The Desulfonatronospira thiodismutans ASO3-1 region TGGTTTCTTTGTTTGATCTGGTCAAAATCATTGGCTTCTAATCAAATATAAAAACGCTCCGGCGGGAAATGTAAATAAGAATAAGAATGGTCACGTTTGTAAAACGCAAAATCCACAACCTCGTCTCAGACAAGAAATTCTCCGAGATACTGCGGAACTCTGTTTGGGCGCTGGGGGCAAAAGTGCTGGCCGCTGTGCTTGGGATGGTGACCTACATCATAATCGCCAGATGGTATGGTGCTGATGTCCTGGGCATCGTGGCTGTGCTGCAGTCTTTCCTCATGCTGGCCACGATATTCACGGTCTTGGGTACGAATACCTCCATCCTGCGGCTGACTCCGGAGCATCTGGCCAAGTACCCCCCTACCTCGGCCTTTAAAGTCTACCGCAAGACCCAGTACCTGGTGCTGGGGGTTTCCCTGGTAACTGTTTGAGCTTATAACCCAACTGATTCCAAGCTGCATTCAAGATGATTTTAATGCAGGGATTCAGGCTGCTCATGCGAAGAGGCTTCGATTTATTCTCGGTCGGCTAAATGCAGCGACAGTGAGCCCATGATTAAGACTGTAATCCGCAATTTCCTGTTTGATGCCATTAAATTTACCCCTCGCGGGGGAAGAATCATGATTCTATCCAGTCAGGATGGACGCCATGCTGTTGTATCCGTTCAAGCCAACGGCATTGGTATGGTTCAGGAGATATTGTCTTCAATCTTTTCCGTTAAAAAGAAGCAATGGCAGATAGTAACTGAGGGAGAGAAGGGCACAGGTCTGGGTTTGATTCTGTGCAAACAGTTTATTGAACAGCATGGCGAAAAGATCTGGATTGAAAGTGAGCCAGGCCAGGGAACAACAGTCAGCTTTACGTTGCTTCTGGCATGAATGGTTCAGGCTTTGTATCAGGCAGGATGGTACTAAGCGGCCTTGTGCAGTTTGCAGCTCTGATAGAGTTTGGCTGGCGACAATTCCAGCCCATGAGGCCAGCTCAGAGCTCCAGAGTCTACAAAAAAACGTTGAAAAAAGAGCTCATCATTTAATGGTTTCAGTAAAGGACCGCTTCTTTTTAAAAGGGATTTTCCGTCAAAAATTCCGGTCATTCCATCAGAAAATGACAGCTCAACCTGGTAGTCGCCAAGATATCTGGCCTGAGTAATTCTAATCATCGAAGTCAGCTCCCTGTATACGTTCCAAGGGTTCAAAACGTTGTGCCCTTTCCCAGTTTTCAAGCAGTTCAGCCTGATGTACAAGACACCATTCTCTAACAATTTTTGCTGCTTTATTCGGGAGGTATCCATCGGTTATGGTGCCTGTTTTGATTTCAATCAAGGCCTCGAATCCCTGATAAGCAGCGTGTATGTGTGGAGGGGGATGGTCATCATGTCTCATCCTTATAATGATGCCGAAAAATATTGATAAAACAGGCATTTCTTGATCTCAGGCATATTTATGGGCCAGCAGGTCTTTGAGTTATTTTTGCTGCGTACTTATTGAATATAGTCCTGGAGTTGGTCTTTGTCAAAACCCTCTGTGTCAAGTTCCGCCTGGATAAAGCTAAAGGGACAGCTAACGCGGGCCTTGGCCCGCAACCCAAGAAATAAAGAAACCTTAACCGCCCGCTCTCCCGCCCATAGCAGGATCGCTCAAGACGCAAAGGTCGCAAAGGAAGGCAGGAAGTTTTTTTTCATTTGCCACGCGTCCTGCCACGCTTCATAGCGTGGTTCTTGTTTTTTATGATAGTGTTTCACTGGTAAGCCACTGACATGATTGACTGCAATTCCAATAAAAAAGGTATGTTTTTATAAAAGATAATTCAGTCTTAGAATCCTTTTATATTACCAGTTGATATATAACATCTTTTTTGTAAAATTTTGCATTTTGCCAGATGCATGACAAAAAAATTGTAGAAATCTTAAATCGGTTATGGCATTCAGTTTAGCAACAAAGTGCAGACACAAATATAATGTTGCTAATGGGTGGGCTTTAATACTGCTTGAAAGATATTAATCCTGCCTTGTCTCAATTACTCAATCCAGGGAGCTTGTTATGTCCCAAAAGACCTCCCCGCCAACGGACCAAGGCTCAATCGAGCCACCTGTCTTTGAGAATCCTCAAGGCATCCTGATGAATGCCCCTGTGTGTATTTTTACCACCACGCCTGACGGACGCTATTTATCCGTCAACAACACCCTTGCCCGGATGCACGGCTATGATTCTCCCCGCCAGCTTATGGACTCCGTTACAGACATAGCAACCCAGATCTATGCAGACCCTGCTGATCGGGATAAACTGAAAAGTATGCTGGAACAATACGGCCAGGTCACCAACTTTGAGTGCCGGTTGCGGCACAGAAGCGGCAGAATTTTCTGGGTGTCTGAAAACATCAGTGTGATTAAGGATAAAGACGGAAATATCACTGCCTACCAGGGCTTTAATCAGGCCATCACCGAGCGCAAACAGACAGAACTGGCGCTTCATAAGAGCGAGGAACGCTTTTCACTGGCTATGCAGGCAACCAGAGACGGACTGTGGGACTGGGATGTGACCACTGGAGAGGTTTATTTCAGTCCGGGGTATGCTCGGATGTTAGGGTATGATTCCACTGAAGTGCCTCCCCATGTACAAACATGGCTGGATCTTATTCACCCAGAAGACAAAGAGAAAGCCTACCAGGCCAATCTGGACTGCATAAACAACCTGGTGGACTCTTTTGAAGTCGAGTTTCGCATGCAGGCCAAAAATAGAGACTGGGTCTGGATTCTGGGCCGGGGCAGTGCAGTCAGAAGAGATGAGTCCGGCAAGGCCCTGCGCATGATCGGGACGCACACGGACATCACCAATCGCAAGCAGGCGGAAGAAGCAAGAATTGCAAGTGAACAGAAATTTAAAAACCTCATCGAGAAATGTCCTGCCTCTGTTATGCTGCTTGACCATCAGGGCCGGGTAGAATTTGTTAATGACTGGCATATAGAAAAATTTGCCAACAACAAGCTGGGCAAGGAATATTTTCTGGGCAGGTCCATACACGAGCTTCCCGGCCTGGTTAATGCCGGAGTGGATACAGAGATTTCCCGAGTTTTCCAGGGGGACGATGTTGAACTGGAAAATGTATATTTTCCCGAGTTTGCTGTGGGAGGTTCCGGATGGGTCAACATCAGAGCGGTGCCTGTTTATCAGGGGGGCCGGGTTGCAGGCGGAGTTCTGCTCCGGGAAAATATTACTGCACGAAAAAAAATGGAAACTGCTCTACAGCAAAGTCAGCAAAAGTTCAGATCGCTGGTGGAAAATACCCAGGACGTTATATACTCTCATACACCTGAAGGGCATTTTACTTATCTTTCTCCTCAGGTATCAGATCTTTTAGGCTACGAAGTCCAGGAGCTATTAGGCAAAAACTTTCAAGACCTTGTTCATCCCCAGGATCTGCCGGTGGTGCAGAGGGGGTTGGATAACGCTCTTAAAACCGATCAAAACCATGGCGAAGTAGAATATCGCCTGCTGCACAAAGACGGCCATTATCGCTGGTTTCATGTACGTGTTTCTTTTCAGCGAAACTCTGAAGGAGAGATTGAGTCGGTATTGGGAGTGGCCCGGGATATTACTGAACGTAAGCAGGCAGAGGAGCTTCTGCGGGAATCAGAAGAGCGCACCCGGCATTTGAATGCAGTGCTGAAGGCCTATAACCAGGTCAATGAGGTGATTTTCAATGCCGGGGATATAACCCCTCTGCTGCAGGAGGTTTGTCAGGCTCTGATTTCCACCAGGGGATATTATAATGCCTGGATCATCCTTCTGGACAAAAACAAAAATGTCACACATTTCGGCCAGGCAGGTCTTGATGATGAGTTCCAGGAACTTATTGACGGCTTTCAATATGGAAAGAAGCCTGCATGCGCTCTAAACGTATCAACCTCGCCAGGCCTGCAGGTTGTCATGGATCCGGGCACTGATTGCGAGGGCTGCCCTTTGGCTGAACAATATTCAGACAGATCCGGCTTCTCTGCACGCCTGGAGGTTGAAGGGTTTGTCCTTGGGCTGATCACAGTTTCAATCCCTGCAAACCTGGCCGGAGATTTAGAGGAGCAGGATTTGTTCAACAGCCTGGCCTGGACCATAGCCCAGGGAATTCAGAGAATCCGCCTGGAAAAGATCCGCCGCAGTCAAAGAGAACGCCTGAAGAATTATGAGCGGATCATCTCCAGGATCAATGATGGTATGGCTATAGTGGCTCCTGACTACAGGTATATAATTGTCAACGATGCTTACCAGCGGGAATTCGGCAAGCCACGTGAAGAGATTGAAGGACATACCGTGGAGGAACTGGTCGGGAAAGAAGTATTTTACAGCAAGATCAAGCCTCGTCTGGATACCGCATTCGCAGGTGAAGAGGTGGTCTCCGAGGACAGTTTTCCGGGACTGGACGGTGTTTTGAAGTATAAGGTGATGAACTATTATCCTTTCTATGAAAAGGACGGGAGTGTCGCCGGAGTCGTGGCAACGGGTAAAGATTTTACTGAGCAGAAAAAGGCCGAGGATGCTCTCAGGGAAAGTGAGGAGCTGTTACGGACTGTCAATGAGACAGTAGGCGAGGGAATAGTTCTTAAAGATGCCTCGGACAGGTTCGTCCACTGGAATAAAACCGCTTCAGATATTTTCGGACTGGATATTGAACATGCCAGAGGTCAAACTCCAGAGGTGTTTGATATAAAGTTCATTCACGAAGATGGAACCGAGTATGCTGGAGACGATTTCCCTTCTCAACACACATTACGCACTGGAGAACCTTGTAACAATGTAATCATGGGGATCAAGCGCAACAATCAGTCCACAACATGGCTGAAAATAAACACCCGTCCGATTTTTACGCCTGGCGAGGCAAAACCGTATCTTGTTGTCGTTTCTTTCTCGGATATCACTGAACGAAAGCATGCTGAAGAAAAACTCAAGAGCATGAATCAGCAACTTCAAAAGTCCAATGCAGAAAAGGATGAGCTTTTTTCATTTGTGGCCCATGATCTCAAGGCTCCCATTGCAGGGTTCTTGAGCTTAACCGAAGTACTGAACAAGTATTTCGATGATTTTTCCATGGACGAGTTAAGGGAGATGCTCAGTGAAATGCATAAGAGTTCGGAAGGTCTGCATGCTCTCCTGGAAGACCTCCTGCAATGGGCTCGAGTCAAAAAAGGGATGCTTGTATATACACCAGAATCAGTCTGCCTGAATGATCTTGTAACTGCCGGCATTTCTCTTGCCAGGAGTGTGGCTGACCAGAAGGATATCAATCTCTGGAATAACGTTCCCAGGGGGATGAACCTGTATGCAGATCAGAAAATGATATACTCTGTCATTCGCAATCTGCTTTTCAATGCACTCAAATTCACTTATCAGGGTGGAAACGTGTCCATCCACGCCCATAAGCAAGGCTCCATGGTCAAGATCATGATACATGATGATGGAATGGGCATGGACCAGGACACAGCGGCCAGGGTGTTTGCCATCGATAAAAGAAAGTCTGTCAAAGGTACTGATGGTGAAAAAGGAACCGGCCTGGGCCTTGCTCTGTGCAAAGAGTTTGTGGAGCAGCACGGAGGACGGATATGGATAGACAGCGAGCCTGGCCAGGGCACCACTGTGTATTTTACAGTGCCAGGCAACGGTGAAGTTGATTAGGCGGTAAGTTCTCAATAGTTCCGGGCAATGGGTCAAAACGGTTACAGTTTATGAGCAAAGTTGGTCAGAGGTCGGATATCGGAGCCCGGATGTCGGATATCGGACATCGGGCAACATTCCCACCATCGCGTTAACCGCTCATACCCGGCCTGGTGACCGGGAGAGGTTTCTGGAGGCCGGAATGGATGGCTACATAGTCAAGCCGGTGAATCACGAGGATTTTCAGAGGGTATTCAGTAAGTTTTTTGGAGAGAAGGAAATACAGGCCTGACTTTCAACAATCCGGCTATAGGGCTGTGTAGTCCGGTATCAGATTTGAGTGACAGGGTGAAACTTTGCAATTACTTGTTAGGTGTTAAGAGAAGGAGTTGGTCATGGCTATCTCAAGAACGGTGATTACGGGTGGCAACTCTGTCTGTATCGTGCTGATGGCGTTGCTTTTCCTACAACCATTTATCGTGAATGCTGATGATTCGAAACCAATCGAGTGGCGAGAAGCCTTCGTTACTGTCGATGTGGATATTCGAGAGATTGAAGGGCATAAGGATCATGCTGTCGGGCTTATGCAACAGCGAGGTTTTGCCTTTTATGAAGATGAAGAGGTAGCAACGGTAAGTACCTGGCTTACTTTCGAGCGATCCGGTGCAAAAACGAATTACCGTGGATATGCGATTTACGCATTCCCCGACGGAGCTACCAAGATCGGCAGTTTTATCGGTACTGGAGATCCACGAGGCGAGCAAGCGGGGCAGTTCACTCTGGAGGGTGGAACGGGTCGTTACGAAGGTATCACCGGGCAAGGCAGCTTTTCGGGACAGGGGTTCCCTCCCCATGGGGATATATACTTGGATGTCAGCGGAACCTACTCACTTCAATAGGGCGGGATTGCTCAACAATTCCATCCAACCGACGTTAGTTCCTTTCGTGGCTGAAGGATAGCGTTAGCTCAGACTACGGCCATGGCATAGTCCTTTCCATTTATTCTGAAGACTGCCGGAAGAAAGCTTGAACCGGTCAATTCATGTGCTGCCTGCATCAGTCATGTCATTTGCTCCTGACACTCCCTGGCATAATGCCTTGACATCTATAATGGACCTCATCATAATATAATATATGATAAGGACCTTTAAATCCGCCGACACAGAGGATATTTTTGATGGAGTGGCATCACAGGCAGCTCGAAGATGCTGTCCTCAAAACATCTGGCCGGTTACCCGCCGGAAACTGGATCAAATCAACAGAGTTCGGGATGTCAATGAACTTAAATTGCCTCCTGGAAATCGACTGGAACGCTTGAAAGGTGATCGGGAGAATCAATACAGCATTCGCATTAACCAACAATATCGCATTTGTTTTATATGGGAGGAAGGCGATGCCTATGAAATCGAAATCACAGATTGCCACTGATGCTGAGAGGCGGTTGCCAAGAAATCGTCCGCCGACACATCCAGGGGAGATGCTTTTTGAGGAATTCGTTAAGCCACTTGGGCTTACTCAAGTAGAACTGGCACGTTGTCTTGGTGTTTCTTACCCTCGTCTCAACGAAATTATCAAAGGCAAACGTTCAGTAACACCGGATACGGCATTGCGGCTTTCCCGGGTGTTGGGCATGTCCCCGGACTTTTGGCTTGGCCTGCAACAGGATTGGGACCTCTGGCATGTCATGAACAGCCCTGAAGCAGAAAATATCAATCGTCTGAAACCAATCCCCAGGAACCAACATTCTTTTGCATAACCTTTTTCAGCATTTGCTATATGTTCAGATAACACTTGATGGCTGTAAGTAAGAATAATGTTGGCTCAGCCTGCGGCTATGATCAGGCAGTAGTCTAATTCAATTATGTTCAAGACTGACACAACAAAGCTTGACCATTCAAGTTGGCTTAAACTTATCTAAGGGCATGAACGTAGCCTTGCACACCACAGGGTGATTTTTCAGTTTCCCAGCGCTAGAACCGACAAATAATGTGTTTACTGCCAAACCGTCCACCAACGCGTATGCAGCAGACAATCCCGTCGACAAGCAGGCTTGCCTCCGGTCTTGCTCCTGATCAGCCGCACATTATGCCAAAAATCATTGGACTTTTTTGGGCTTGACATTCAAATGCAAAGGTATATATTTTATGATATAGATCGCTAATTTGGAGGATAAAATGGATACTGCAAAATTATTTTTTAATGGACGAAGTCAGGCAGTTCGTTTGCCTAAGGCTTATCGATTCGAAGGAAAGGAAGTATACATTAAAAAAGTTTCTCAAGGAATTTTAATAATACCTAAAGATAAAACAGTATGGGGTGCTTGGGAAGAAAACTTAAAAAAATATGACGAACCGTTTATGACTGACAGGAATCAGTTCGATTCTCAACAGGAGAGGGATGGTTTAAATGATCTATTTGATTGATACCAATATTTGTATTTATTTAATGAACCAAAAACCCTCTAAAGTAATTCAAAAATTTAAAAACACAAAAGTTGGAGAGATCGGCATATCCACGATTACAGTATCCGAGTTAAATTATGGTGTTGCAAAAAGCAATTTAAAAAAACAGAATGCCCAACGACTTGAAGAATTTCTTACCCCATTTGAAATCCTGCCGTATGATGAGGCTGCATCAAAACATTACGGAATGATTCGCAGTGAGCTTGAATCACAGGGCAAAGTTATTGGCCCTCTTGATATGCTTATTGCTGCTCATGCGCTAAGTGAAGATTTGGTGTTAATTACAAATAATGAAAAAGAATTTCTAAGAATTAAATCATTAAAGGTTGAAAACTGGGCTAAGTAGAGGAATCGACACATAACAGAAAAATTTGAGGCTTCCCCCATTGGTTGGGAAAAAATAAGCTTGGTTAATGTGCAATCCGGCTATGCCTTAACAGTAGTCAGAAAGTGAGCTTGAAAGGAATACCATGCGAAAGGATCATTTGCTAGGAGGGTGGGACCACCTCAGTTTGCTGGTCATTGACCCAGGCATAGATAATGATCTTCGAAGCAGAGTCGTAGCGAAAAAAGAGGCGAAATCGCCTGCCTATCCTGGCCCTGCACCAGTGTCTGTGATCCTCTCCCAAAGTGTTGCCCTGGCGGTACACGGGATGACCAGGATCGGCAGGTATGGTCCTTAACATCAGCCTTGATAGCGCATGATACAGCTTGACATTTGCATTGGCCAGCCAGCCTTCAGGGTCGGAAGACCTGGCGCGTTGGCAAGCTGCAGAAAGGCGTTTCAGCTGTTGGATCAGGCAGTCATGAAAGAGCAGCGTCCAGCCATGGCTCTGCATTACAGGTGCACATCTCCAGAGATTTCCTGATCATGGCCTTGATCGTATTCAAGGGCCGTGACCAGGCTTTTGACAAGATCGTCCGGGAGAACTGAAACATGGCGGCCGTGCGCGATGTCCTGTTCCAGCAGATTCAAAAAAGAGGCTACAGCCGGGTCATTGTGCTCATCTTCGGGGCTAATTACGATTTCATTGCCGCGGAGGGTGAAGGCCAGCCTGGACCCTGCATCAATATTCAGAGCCTTACGGATGGCTTTGGGCAGGGTCACCTGGCCCTTGGAAGACATGGTGGCCATTTCTCTAATTGTCGTCATGCTCGTTGCTCCTGTTTCCTGTAAAGTAAGAATTATTCCTTACCATGTCAATCATAAACATTCTTTCAAACGAAAATCAGCAAACAGTTTTAGTTGAAGCAGGCCATGGAGCCGCCCTGGCCAGAAAGGCCATAGAGGCAAAAAGCTGCAAACTTGCGTAAAATTGTTCTGAATATATGGGAAAACATCGGCTAAGCCTGTGTAGTACTTCTTCTCAATTATTCTGAAGACTGGCAAAGCAAGGCTTGATAATTCAGACAGGGTAGGACTTTTGTCAATGCATGCACGTAGTCTTGACCCTTGGCAAATATTTTTCAACGCTATAGCTATAGAGAACATATCCTTATCCCAGATTGACATGAGAGAATAATAGTAGCAAGTATTGACAT contains the following coding sequences:
- a CDS encoding DUF2442 domain-containing protein; the encoded protein is MIRITQARYLGDYQVELSFSDGMTGIFDGKSLLKRSGPLLKPLNDELFFQRFFVDSGALSWPHGLELSPAKLYQSCKLHKAA
- a CDS encoding type II toxin-antitoxin system PrlF family antitoxin, translating into MTTIREMATMSSKGQVTLPKAIRKALNIDAGSRLAFTLRGNEIVISPEDEHNDPAVASFLNLLEQDIAHGRHVSVLPDDLVKSLVTALEYDQGHDQEISGDVHL
- a CDS encoding PAS domain S-box protein, translated to MSQKTSPPTDQGSIEPPVFENPQGILMNAPVCIFTTTPDGRYLSVNNTLARMHGYDSPRQLMDSVTDIATQIYADPADRDKLKSMLEQYGQVTNFECRLRHRSGRIFWVSENISVIKDKDGNITAYQGFNQAITERKQTELALHKSEERFSLAMQATRDGLWDWDVTTGEVYFSPGYARMLGYDSTEVPPHVQTWLDLIHPEDKEKAYQANLDCINNLVDSFEVEFRMQAKNRDWVWILGRGSAVRRDESGKALRMIGTHTDITNRKQAEEARIASEQKFKNLIEKCPASVMLLDHQGRVEFVNDWHIEKFANNKLGKEYFLGRSIHELPGLVNAGVDTEISRVFQGDDVELENVYFPEFAVGGSGWVNIRAVPVYQGGRVAGGVLLRENITARKKMETALQQSQQKFRSLVENTQDVIYSHTPEGHFTYLSPQVSDLLGYEVQELLGKNFQDLVHPQDLPVVQRGLDNALKTDQNHGEVEYRLLHKDGHYRWFHVRVSFQRNSEGEIESVLGVARDITERKQAEELLRESEERTRHLNAVLKAYNQVNEVIFNAGDITPLLQEVCQALISTRGYYNAWIILLDKNKNVTHFGQAGLDDEFQELIDGFQYGKKPACALNVSTSPGLQVVMDPGTDCEGCPLAEQYSDRSGFSARLEVEGFVLGLITVSIPANLAGDLEEQDLFNSLAWTIAQGIQRIRLEKIRRSQRERLKNYERIISRINDGMAIVAPDYRYIIVNDAYQREFGKPREEIEGHTVEELVGKEVFYSKIKPRLDTAFAGEEVVSEDSFPGLDGVLKYKVMNYYPFYEKDGSVAGVVATGKDFTEQKKAEDALRESEELLRTVNETVGEGIVLKDASDRFVHWNKTASDIFGLDIEHARGQTPEVFDIKFIHEDGTEYAGDDFPSQHTLRTGEPCNNVIMGIKRNNQSTTWLKINTRPIFTPGEAKPYLVVVSFSDITERKHAEEKLKSMNQQLQKSNAEKDELFSFVAHDLKAPIAGFLSLTEVLNKYFDDFSMDELREMLSEMHKSSEGLHALLEDLLQWARVKKGMLVYTPESVCLNDLVTAGISLARSVADQKDINLWNNVPRGMNLYADQKMIYSVIRNLLFNALKFTYQGGNVSIHAHKQGSMVKIMIHDDGMGMDQDTAARVFAIDKRKSVKGTDGEKGTGLGLALCKEFVEQHGGRIWIDSEPGQGTTVYFTVPGNGEVD
- a CDS encoding lipopolysaccharide biosynthesis protein yields the protein MVTFVKRKIHNLVSDKKFSEILRNSVWALGAKVLAAVLGMVTYIIIARWYGADVLGIVAVLQSFLMLATIFTVLGTNTSILRLTPEHLAKYPPTSAFKVYRKTQYLVLGVSLVTV
- the vapC gene encoding type II toxin-antitoxin system tRNA(fMet)-specific endonuclease VapC, with translation MIYLIDTNICIYLMNQKPSKVIQKFKNTKVGEIGISTITVSELNYGVAKSNLKKQNAQRLEEFLTPFEILPYDEAASKHYGMIRSELESQGKVIGPLDMLIAAHALSEDLVLITNNEKEFLRIKSLKVENWAK
- a CDS encoding type II toxin-antitoxin system YhaV family toxin produces the protein MQSHGWTLLFHDCLIQQLKRLSAACQRARSSDPEGWLANANVKLYHALSRLMLRTIPADPGHPVYRQGNTLGEDHRHWCRARIGRRFRLFFRYDSASKIIIYAWVNDQQTEVVPPS
- a CDS encoding sensor histidine kinase codes for the protein MIKTVIRNFLFDAIKFTPRGGRIMILSSQDGRHAVVSVQANGIGMVQEILSSIFSVKKKQWQIVTEGEKGTGLGLILCKQFIEQHGEKIWIESEPGQGTTVSFTLLLA
- a CDS encoding HigA family addiction module antitoxin — encoded protein: MKSKSQIATDAERRLPRNRPPTHPGEMLFEEFVKPLGLTQVELARCLGVSYPRLNEIIKGKRSVTPDTALRLSRVLGMSPDFWLGLQQDWDLWHVMNSPEAENINRLKPIPRNQHSFA
- a CDS encoding type II toxin-antitoxin system RelE/ParE family toxin — translated: MIRTFKSADTEDIFDGVASQAARRCCPQNIWPVTRRKLDQINRVRDVNELKLPPGNRLERLKGDRENQYSIRINQQYRICFIWEEGDAYEIEITDCH
- a CDS encoding antitoxin translates to MDTAKLFFNGRSQAVRLPKAYRFEGKEVYIKKVSQGILIIPKDKTVWGAWEENLKKYDEPFMTDRNQFDSQQERDGLNDLFD
- a CDS encoding DUF4160 domain-containing protein, coding for MPVLSIFFGIIIRMRHDDHPPPHIHAAYQGFEALIEIKTGTITDGYLPNKAAKIVREWCLVHQAELLENWERAQRFEPLERIQGADFDD